In Chaetodon trifascialis isolate fChaTrf1 chromosome 2, fChaTrf1.hap1, whole genome shotgun sequence, one DNA window encodes the following:
- the uba6 gene encoding ubiquitin-like modifier-activating enzyme 6, translating into MAADSMEIDDSLYSRQRYVLGDSAMHQMAQSSVFLSGMGGLGIEIAKNIVLAGVKAVTLHDTKQCETWDLGSNFFIHSEDVLSQRRRVEAVCPRVTELNPYVHVDMSSSALDENTDLSFLRKYQCVILTEARLSLQKRVNEFCHSQQPPIRFIGCDAYGICVRVFCDFGEAFEVSDPTGEEPKEIFIQTITQDNPGVVTCMENQPHGLQTGQNVVFREVNGMVELNGTVRQVSVLSPHSFAIGDTSQLQPYAHGGFFVLVKTPKTYRFETMERQLCDPQVLTPDFSKPEAPLQIHAAMLALDAFQEQLSRLPNIGCLQDAEVLLKLTEEVNATLRNKASVNTELVRCLSRTARGTLPALAAAVGGLASQEVLKAITGKFAPLQQWFYLDAIEVVRPLQSVPAEEFFPRGDRYDGLRACIGESMCLQLHKLRVFMVGCGAIGCEMLKNFALLGVGLAKNSGEVCITDPDLIEKSNLNRQFLFRPHHIQKPKSTTAAEATRDINPDLQVDAHLNKVCPATESIYSDSFYSRLNLVVTALDNVEARRYVDSRCVSNQRALLDSGTMGTKGHTEIIVPNLTESYNSHRDPPEEEIPFCTLKSFPSVIEHTIQWARDKFENAFVHKPSMYNSFWQTHPSAEVVLQRMQAGESLEGSFQVIKLLSRRPSQWEQCIAIARLKFEKYFKRKALQLLHSFPLDTRLKDGSLFWQSPKRTPAPLDFDLKDSLHFTFIVSTARLFAEIYNIPYSEKDVSEEAVTRILSDVNIPEYSPSEKCIETDETARKPDQIKMPLSSEEEREAITQLEQAIATDSVTAERLRLSPLQFEKDDDSNGHMDFVASASALRARMYSIEPADRLKTKRIAGKIIPAIATATAAVAGLVALELIKVVGAYEFESYKNCFFNLAIPVVVLTEPAVVKRTPIRDDIYFSIWDCWTIFGHEDFTLSDFMNAVREKYGIEPTMVVHGVKMLYVPVMPGHSKRLKLTMQKLIKPSVDRRYVDLTVSFAPEADGDDDLPGPPVRYYFSRSGEMP; encoded by the exons atggctgcagactcgaTGGAGATTGACGACTCTCTCTACAG ccGCCAGCGATATGTGCTGGGAGACAGTGCTATGCACCAGATGGCTCAGTCCTCAGTCTTTCTCAGTGGAATGGGAGGGCTGGGGATCGAGATAG CAAAGAATATTGTCCTGGCTGGTGTGAAG gctgtcACGCTTCATGACACAAAGCAGTGTGAGACCTGGGATCTTGGCTCCAACTTCTTTATCCACAGTGAGGATGTGTtgagccagaggaggag AGTGGAGGCAGTGTGCCCTCGGGTCACAGAGTTGAACCCTTATGTCCATGTTGACATGTCTTCCTCTGCGCTGGACGAGAACACTGATCTCAGCTTTCTCAGAAAGTACCAG tgTGTGATTCTGACTGAAGCCAGACTGAGCCTACAGAAGAGAGTGAATGAGTtctgtcactcacaacaaccCCCCATCAGA TTCATTGGCTGCGATGCATATGGCATCTGTGTGCGGGTGTTTTGTGATTTCGGAGAGGCGTTTGAGGTGTCAGATCCCACAGGAGAGGAGCCCAAGGAGATTTTCATCCAAACAATCACTCAG GACAATCCTGGGGTGGTGACCTGCATGGAAAACCAACCGCATGGCCTACAAACAGGCCAGAACGTTGTCTTCAGAGAGGTCAATGGCATGGTGGAGCTCAACGGCACCGTGCGACAGGTTTCAG TCCTCTCCCCACACAGTTTTGCAATAGGAGACACATCCCAACTACAACCATATGCACATGGAGGTTTCTTTGTTCTGGTGAAAACCCCCAAGACATACAGATTT gAGACAATGGAGAGGCAGCTGTGTGATCCACAGGTCCTGACTCCAGACTTCAGTAAACCAGAG GCCCCACTACAGATCCATGCAGCCATGCTGGCTCTGGACGCCTTCCAGGAGCAGCTCAGTAGACTTCCCAACATTGG GTGTTTACAGGATGCTGAGGTTTTACTGAAGCTAACCGAAGAAGTGAATGCAACTCTCAGGAACAAA GCTTCTGTGAACACTGAGTTGGTGCGCTGTTTGTCGAGAACAGCGAGGGGAACTCTTCCTGCGTTAGCAGCAGCTGTAGGAGGTCTTGCTAGCCAGGAAGTTCTTAAGGCCATCACAGGGAAGTTTGCACCACTGCAGCAATGG TTTTATCTTGATGCCATTGAAGTAGTCAGGCCACTTCAGTCTGTTCCTGCTGAGGAGTTTTTCCCAAGGGGTGATCGGTATGATGGACTACGAGCTTGCATTGGTGAATCAATGTGTCTGCAACTTCACAAGCTCAGGGTCTTCATG GTGGGCTGTGGTGCCATTGGCTgtgagatgctgaaaaactttGCCCTGCTTGGAGTGGGGTTAGCCAAGAACTCAGGAGAG GTTTGCATCACAGACCCAGACCTTATAGAAAAGTCCAACCTCAATCGTCAGTTTCTCTTCAGACCACATCATATACAG AAACCGAAGAGtaccacagcagcagaagccaCTCGCGATATCAACCCCGACCTGCAGGTGGATGCTCACCTCAACAAGGTGTGTCCGGCTACTGAGAGCATCTACAGTGACTCCTTCTACTCTCGCCTAAACCTCGTGGTCACCGCGCTGGACAACGTGGAGGCTCGGAGATATGTAGACAG cCGCTGTGTATCCAATCAGAGAGCTCTCCTGGACTCTGGCACCATGGGAACTAAAGGACACACAGAAATCATTGTGCCAAATTTGACAGAGTCCTACAATAGCcat AGGGACCCCCCAGAAGAGGAGATCCCATTCTGCACTCTCAAGTCTTTCCCTTCTGTCATAGAGCACACCATTCAATGGGCTCGAGACAAG TTTGAGAATGCGTTTGTCCACAAGCCCTCCATGTACAACTCATTCTGGCAGACCCACCCTTCGGCTGAAGTGGTGTTACAG aggatGCAGGCGGGGGAAAGTCTGGAGGGGTCATTCCAGGTCATTAAGCTGCTGAGCAGACGACCTAGCCAATGGGAGCAGTGCATTGCAATTGCCCGTCTGAAATTTGAAAAGTATTTCAAGAGAAAG GCCCTACAACTCTTGCACTCTTTCCCCCTGGATACAAGGTTAAAAGACGGAA GTTTGTTTTGGCAATCCCCAAAAAGAACTCCAGCACCTTTGGATTTTGACTTGAAAGACTCTTT GCACTTCACCTTCATCGTCAGCACTGCCCGGCTCTTCGCAGAGATATATAACATCCCTTACTCAGAAAAG gATGTCTCTGAAGAGGCGGTGACCAGGATCCTGTCAGATGTCAATATTCCCGAATACAGCCCTTCAGAGAAA TGTATAGAGACAGATGAGACGGCAAGGAAGCCCGATCAAATAAAGATGCCTCTAagcagtgaagaggagagggaggccatCACACAGCTGGAACAAGCCATCGCTACTGACAGTGTCACAGCAG AGAGGTTACGCTTGAGTCCGCTGCAGTTCGAAAAGGACGACGACAGCAACGGCCACATGGACTTCGTCGCATCAGCATCTGCTCTCAGAGCCAGGATGTACTCCATCGAACCAGCCGACAGACTCAAGACCAAACGCATCGCTGGCAAGATCATCCCCGCTATTGCCACGGCAACAGCTGCTGTGGCTGGCTTG GTGGCCCTCGAATTGATCAAGGTGGTTGGAGCCTATGAGTTTGAATCGTACAAAAACTGCTTCTTTAATTTGGCCATCCCTGTCGTGGTGCTTACTGAGCCCGCCGTCGTTAAAAGGACACCCATCAG GGATGATATCTACTTCTCCATCTGGGACTGTTGGACTATCTTTGGCCATGAGGACTTCACTCTCTCTGACTTCATGAACGCAGTGAGG gaaAAGTATGGAATTGAACCAACTATGGTCGTGCATGGTGTGAAGATGCTCTATGTGCCTGTGATGCCTGGACACTCAAAAAGACTCAAACTAAC GATGCAGAAGCTGATCAAGCCATCAGTGGACCGCCGCTACGTCGACCTCACTGTGTCATTCGCTCCAGAGGCAGATGGAGACGATGACCTCCCCGGTCCCCCAGTCAGGTACTACTTCAGCCGCAGTGGAGAGATGCCCTGA
- the polq gene encoding DNA polymerase theta, with translation MSTSDPPLKRKSYMGRHQIKKKKGFPAPDEPPNGDRPLQKTHHVSGKTSRSESRSGGSLMGGGAVFPLGESTLALDEEMLQVLEAVDYVKPAANSACPTAACRDAQEEPASSAVFAPSRPLAPVADNKRESDGARHPTSTQERVFGRGGDCKRPGWRADCKDLAQRLLFSEDLEEVERAQTGAENIQPPPASACIDGPSCQDRKNSRQGDSTTKQKLGPRGKSSPRKIDKSGPNVNAEPPLDVSRDYILFSPSRLSAAMKKAKLHQSLQNQSLSVLTVPSGLDLSTLSGTLPQPGIALCAPTGQAEKLLLSSWGLPKPVLERYQKHGVTHMFEWQAQCLTVGQVLQGGNLVYSAPTSAGKTLVSELLMLKRVLETKRKALFILPFVSVAKEKMHYLQSVFEEAGVRVEGYMGSTSATGGFTALDVAVCTIEKANSLINRLIEEDSMGLLGMVVVDELHMVGDSGRGYLLELLLTKIRYVAQKQNTTGSLSEGVQIIGMSATLPNLSLLASWLGAELYQTDYRPVPLQEHLKVGCDIYDKSLSVVRQFTPVLHVKGDDDHIVSLCYETVSEGHSVLLFCPSKNWCEKLADSIAREFYNVRHADGQGEAEPQSVRLDQDGLVDVVAQLRRTPAGLDPILQRTVRWGVAFHHAGLTFDERDVLEGAFRQGVVRVLAATSTLSSGVNLPARRVIIRTPTFNGHLLDPLTYKQMAGRAGRKGVDTTGESVLVCKEAERQKGISLLKGALQPISSCLVRREGEGVTTSMLRAILEIIVGGVASTPQDVGLYASCSLLAASMKCDGRKESNDETNKGAIEACVEWLMDNEFISIQKDGQEERYCPTQLGAATLSSSLSPPEALGIFADLQRAMKGFVLENDLHILYLITPLYAEWTTIDWYQFFCLWEQLSSSMKRVAELVGIQEGFLARSVSGKLVAKTEKQRRQMAIHKRFFTTLVLQDLVNEVPLGTVVSKFNCNRGQLQSLQQSASTYAGMVTVFCKRLGWHNMELLLSQYQTRLSFGVQRELVDLVRVSLLNATRARTLYAQGFCTVAELARATVADVEKALRNAVPFKSSKRAVDESEVEAAERRSLRCVWVAGGRALTEQEAAVEIVTEARLLLQGDLAQLGVQWDPATLPSGALAVNSSDNHHSGESDTSSASYLSSHEARVDNIKDHQEGDKVKKRESRHIEKHGEENKDENKCEKRIKMERAEGEARREQGKSKVDNNRVDRKLEEHREEDRTEPEIRLMSNEVQMERSKETKKDETNKKILMTNDTDDPEEKSKRQKHVSSQQATEEPNKAEPEEAEASKGIVLIRPNSHQANRPIPERSLTQELAEIVCSPLPQPMPRPQPSPSTMPPPRFRAPISRVEEQQGVPTRTSKGDGTTGLAASPVQPGRLMHSRALSKVLQSIQTDKNLQGNVETAQTSHSKPTGLSSAPSGQVPKTVPAPDPVQENLPGVSADMQDSPPSVSPASVPLFSPEAKRRRIDGSEVDKFSSPELYAGDERDEEVEGAAKRGEESFGDSFELDTQTERIIVQKTCQDRDGNDRGLNQSVEREKIRELDKDTKEGSNRLEAPDNSCPKFNISLTDSQMELILNTSHQISPGPGGDNVAEDKDEGGDEDDVLGAGQAAFESANRSSSFLFDSLYDSSLLAGLSPHQLLDQLDEEESAVQEIGDQRPILSTQERRRSELLANQEAERQEAIQWGESSFSLSEWGDSLFVGEHFLERQSLLKHRERTQKEQGASHHEAQQPNTDLTEERLPAPQPQPKQTLPQPTAATTTTTQNEYDKNKATKNHAHTQRIKQHKNAENDSKPGRRQGTINKEGAPQNAPGCTFYCSPGLQEIFDRWPSMSDQCWQNTPTGHTASHTLINAADTAAGPDLPQPSVQVDRNRGKPNVQVAAAESDSREQQPSRHDSEGATERPGSAGDLIPPTQETPPVTPRVKLTTSSVQSPLTRQPLNQSTPSARLPRKPAITNCPKSHAGGSDHPSEAVPETKQPNSSSDSSHRQQLGQKPKTLPVPPETKPLLHTDQNVSPSSIRPGIPSDEESPVTDEGFTLQLSQDASLCSSNSGTFSIVDVASDRRLFDTFIKEWKTKERYSLALACEKREHRSQPEGETGGKHKRGSAAHQKLHRVDGFPVRDSDGLVLIGLSVCWGARDAYYMSLQQEQSKGLSSSLAPPPLDDDLPVSERLAQVKTYLSQPVAGHRGGVVVTYDVVQVYKMLVQSCGISLEGNCEDPKVACWLLDPGSEERTLPNMVTVYCPEELPLLDGLGTVHAHCPRVRAATKSVLVHSVMSHLTGLLEEDGMLGFFRSVEMPSQVCLALLELNGLGFSVEECERQKHVMQAKLTALESQAYNLAGHNFSLTSIDDIAQVLFLELHLPPNGDVGELKSKKTLGYTRRGGGRVRLGKQFSTTKDVLEKLRPLHPLPGVILEWRRITNALTKVVFPLQREKQYHPTLTMDRIYPIAQTHTATGRVSFTEPNIQNVPKDFEIDMPTVVGESPPSQDSCRMTSRPGMKRRSAAAGSAERGPAFSVSMRHAFIPFSGGMILAADYSQLELRVLAHLSKDQRLLQVLNGGADVFRCIAAEWKSVDPESVNDSLRQQAKQICYGIIYGMGAKSLGEQMGVEENDAASYIESFKARYKGINAFLRETVKNCIKNGYVQTLMGRRRYLPGITNSKTHVKAHAERQAVNTTVQGSAADIVKLATVNIQKRLRKTYPAAPLSHQHTHSASSHRRPGTPQLRGAYFVLQLHDELIYETTEEDLIQVAQIVKREMESAVKLYVKLKAKVKVGPSWGDLQDFDI, from the exons ACCCAGGAGAGAGTGTTTGGGCGTGGTGGTGATTGTAAGAGACCAGGGTGGAGAGCAGACTGCAAAGACCTCGCTCAGAGGCTTCTCTTCAGTGAGGACTTGGAGGAGGTGGAGCGTGCTCAGACGGGCGCAGAGAACATCCAGCCACCCCCAGCTTCCGCCTGCATCGATGGACCGTCCTGccaagacagaaaaaacagtcGGCAAGGAGACAGCACCACCAA ACAGAAACTTGGACCAAGAGGAAAGAGCTCTCCTCGTAAAATAGACAAAAGTGGGCCAAACGTGAATGCTGAACCACCTCTGGATGTATCTAGAGACTACATCCTGTTCAGCCCCTCTCGCCTCTCAGCGGCCATGAAGAAGGCCAAACTCCACCAGTCGTTACAGAATCAGTCCCTCTCTGTACTCACGGTCCCCAGTGGCTTAGACCTCAGCACTCTGAGTGGCACTTTACCTCAGCCAG GCATTGCCTTGTGTGCTCCCACGGGGCAAGCTGAAAAGCTGCTGTTATCCAGTTGGGGCTTACCAAAACCCGTCCTGGAGCGCTACCAGAAACACGGAGTGACTCACATGTTCGAATGGCAGGCTCAGTGCCTCACTGTTGGACAGGTGCTGCAGGGAGGTAACCTGGTGTACTCTG CCCCCACTAGTGCTGGAAAAACTCTGGTGTCGGAGCTGCTGATGTTGAAGCGTGTGTTGGAGACTAAAAGAAAAGCTCTCTTCATTCTGCCCTTTGTCTCTGTGGCCAAAGAGAAGATGCACTACCTTCAG AGTGTGTTTGAAGAGGCAGGAGTTCGCGTGGAGGGATATATGGGCAGCACCTCGGCTACTGGAGGGTTCACAGCGCTGGATGTGGCTGTTTGCACCATAGAAAAAGCCAATTCTCTCATTAACAGACTCATTGAAGAGGACAGCATGGGTTTACTAG GCATGGTGGTGGTGGACGAGTTACACATGGTTGGAGATTCTGGAAGAGGATACCTACTAGAACTGCTCTTAACCAAAATCCGCTATGTTGCACAGAAGCAGAACACCACAGG GTCTCTCTCTGAAGGTGTGCAGATCATAGGTATGAGCGCCACCTTGCCGAACCTCTCTCTCTTGGCGAGCTGGTTAGGGGCAGAGCTTTAtcagacagactacagacctGTACCCTTGCAGGAGCATCTCAAGGTGGGCTGCGACATCTATGACAAGAGCCTCTCCGTGGTCCGGCAGTTCACCCCTGTGCTCCACGTTAAG GGTGATGATGACCACATAGTGAGCCTGTGCTATGAAACTGTGAGCGAGGGTCACTCGGTGTTGCTGTTCTGCCCCTCGAAGAACTGGTGTGAGAAACTGGCAGACAGCATCGCCCGGGAGTTCTACAACGTCAGACATGCTG ATGGTCAGGGCGAAGCAGAGCCTCAGTCAGTGAGGCTGGATCAGGACGGATTAGTGGATGTTGTCGCCCAGTTGAGACGAACTCCAGCCGGTTTGGACCCCATCCTCCAGCGCACTGTGCGATGGGGGGTTGCCTTCCACCACGCCG GTTTGACGTTTGATGAGCGCGATGTGTTGGAGGGAGCTTTTCGTCAGGGCGTGGTCAGAGTCCTGGCTGCCACCTCGACGCTCTCCTCGGGGGTTAACCTGCCAGCTCGCAGGGTCATCATTCGAACTCCCACCTTCAATGGACACTTGTTGGACCCGCTCACATACAAACAGATGGCTGGACGAGCAGGGCGAAAAGGGGTGGACACAACAG GTGaaagtgtgcttgtgtgtaaaGAGGCAGAGCGTCAGAAAGGTATTAGTCTCCTCAAGGGTGctcttcagccaatcagcagctgcCTAgtgagaagggagggagagggtgtCACCACCAGCATGCTGCGAGCCATCCTGGAG ATCATCGTTGGAGGTGTAGCCAGCACTCCACAGGATGTGGGGTTATACGCATCGTGCTCACTTCTGGCTGCCAGCATGAAATGTGACGGCAGAAAAGAGTCAAATGATGAGACCAACAAAGGAGCAATTGAGGCCTGTGTTGAATGGCTGATGGACAATGAATTTATCAGTATCCAGAAGGACGGACAAG AGGAGCGATACTGTCCAACTCAACTTGGTGCTGCCaccctttcctcctccctctcccccccagAGGCTCTGGGAATATTTGCAGATCTCCAGAGGGCCATGAAGGGTTTTGTCCTGGAAAACGACTTGCACATTCTGTATCTG ATCACCCCGTTGTATGCAGAGTGGACCACCATAGACTGGTATCAGTTCTTCTGCCTGTGGGAACAGCTCTCGTCTTCGATGAAGAGAGTGGCAGAGCTGGTTGGCATCCAGGAAGGTTTTCTCGCACGATCTGTCAGCGGCAAACTTGTTGCCAAGACAGAGAAGCAGCGTAGACAGATGGCTATTCACAAACG GTTTTTCACCACCCTTGTGCTACAGGATCTGGTGAACGAGGTGCCTTTGGGAACAGTGGTGTCCAAATTCAACTGCAATCGTGGGCAGTTACAGTCCCTCCAGCAGTCTGCGTCTACATATGCAG GTATGGTGACAGTTTTCTGCAAGCGTCTGGGCTGGCACAACATGGAGTTGCTGCTGTCCCAGTACCAGACCAGGCTGAGCTTTGGAGTCCAGAGGGAGCTGGTGGACCTTGTCAGGGTCTCCCTCCTGAATGCAACACGAGCCAGAACTCTGTACGCACAAGGCTTCTGTACTGTTGCTGAACTAGCCAGAGCTACTGTGGCCGATGTGGAGAAAGCCTTGAGGAATGCTGTCCCATTTAAgag CTCTAAGCGTGCAGTGGATGAGAGCGAGGTGGAAGCAGCTGAGAGACGAAGCCTCCGCTGCGTCTGGGTCGCTGGTGGTCGAGCTCTGACGGAACAGGAAGCCGCTGTTGAGATTGTGACTGAGGCAAGGCTCCTCCTTCAGGGAGACCTGGCCCAGTTAGGGGTTCAGTGGGACCCGGCTACACTTCCCTCTGGGGCTCTTGCTGTGAACAGCTCTGATAACCATCACAGCGGGGAGTCAGACACCTCATCTGCCTCCTATCTCAGCTCTCACGAAGCACGAGTGGACAATATTAAAGATCACCAAGAGGGGGACAAGGTCAAGAAACGTGAGAGCAGACATATTGAAAAGCATGGAGAagaaaataaggatgaaaacaaatgtgagaAAAGGATAAAAATGGAGAGAGCAGAAGGGGAAGCCAGGAGAGAGCAAGGGAAGTCCAAGGTTGACAACAACAGAGTAGACAGAAAATTGGAGGAACACCGAGAGGAAGACAGGACAGAGCCAGAAATCAGACTCATGAGCAATGAAGTGCAAATGGaaagaagcaaagaaacaaaaaaagatgagacgaataaaaaaatattaatgaCAAATGACACAGATGATccagaagaaaaaagcaaaaggcaAAAGCACGTAAGTTCACAGCAAGCAACGGAAGAGCCCAACAAAGCAGAGCCCGAAGAAGCAGAGGCAAGTAAAGGGATCGTCTTAATCAGGCCGAACAGTCATCAAGCGAATCGTCCTATTCCTGAAAGGAGCCTGACACAGGAATTGGCTGAGATTGTGTGCAGCCCCCTGCCTCAACCGATGCCACGTCCTCAGCCCTCTCCTTCCACGATGCCTCCTCCTCGGTTTAGAGCTCCAATATCTCGAGTGGAAGAACAACAAGGTGTTCCTACGAGAACATCAAAGGGAGACGGTACCACAGGGCTCGCCGCCTCACCTGTGCAACCAGGTAGGCTGATGCACTCAAGAGCCTTAAGCAAAGTGCTCCAGTCCATACAGACTGACAAAAACCTACAAGGTAATGTAGAGACTGCACAGACATCACACTCAAAACCCACAGGCCTTTCTTCAGCGCCTTCAGGCCAGGTGCCTAAAACTGTTCCAGCTCCTGACCCTGTGCAAGAAAATCTTCCTGGCGTTTCTGCAGATATGCAAGACTCTCCcccatctgtctctcctgcCTCTGTTCCCTTATTCTCTCCTGAAGCCAAGCGAAGACGGATAGATGGCAGTGAGGTAGATAAATTCTCATCTCCCGAGCTGTACGCGGGAGACGAGAGAGATGAAGAAGTCGAGGGAGCTGctaaaagaggagaagagagttTTGGTGACAGCTTTGAACTGGACACTCAGACAGAAAGAATCATTGTTCAAAAGACATGCCAGGACAGAGATGGGAATGATAGAGGTTTGAATCAGTCAgtagaaagagaaaagataagagAGCTGGATAAGGACACAAAAGAGGGAAGTAACAGGCTTGAAGCCCCTGACAATTCATGTCCCAAGTTCAATATCTCTCTCACAGATAGTCAGATGGAGCTGATTCTTAACACCAGCCACCAG atttctCCTGGTCCGGGTGGTGATAATGTAGCTGAAGATAAAGATGAAGgtggtgatgaggatgatgtcCTCGGTGCTGGTCAAGCTGCCTTTGAGAGTGCCAACAGAAGCAGTAGCTTCCTGTTCGACAGCCTGTATGACAGCTCTTTGCTAGCTGGGCTGAGTCCACACCAGCTCCTTGACCAGTTGGATGAAGAGGAGTCTGCTGTCCAGGAGATTGGAGACCAGCGTCCGATTCTGTCAACCCAGGAGCGAAGACGCAGCGAGCTTCTCGCCAATCAGGAGGCGGAACGGCAGGAGGCGATCCAATGGGGCGAGTCCTCCTTCAGCCTGTCAGAGTGGGGCGACTCGCTCTTTGTGGGTGAACACTTTCTGGAGAGGCAGAGCTTgctcaaacacagagagagaactCAGAAAGAGCAAGGAGCAAGTCACCATGAAGCTCAGCAACCCAACACAGATCTGACTGAGGAGCGGCTGCCAGCACCACAACCTCAACCCAAACAGACACTGCCACAGCCCACCGCTGCAACTACTACCACAACTCAAAATGAGTATGACAAGAATAAAGCCACTAAAAATCATGCCCATACACAGAGAATTAAACAgcataaaaatgcagaaaatgacagtAAACCAGGCAGGAGACAGGGAACGATCAACAAAGAGGGTGCACCTCAAAATGCACCTGGATGCACCTTTTATTGCAGCCCTGGTCTGCAAGAGATCTTTGACCGCTGGCCTAGTATGTCAGACCAGTGCTGGCAAAACACCCCAACAGGCCACACAGCCAGTCATACGCTCATAAATGCTGCAGATACAGCAGCAGGTCCAGATCTCCCTCAGCCCTCAgtgcaggtggacagaaacagggGAAAGCCGAACGTGCAGGTTGCTGCAGCTGAGAGTGATTCTAGAGAGCAACAGCCTTCAAGACATGACAGTGAGGGTGCAACAGAGAGACCAGGCTCTGCTGGTGATCTTATTCCCCCGACTCAGGAAACGCCACCTGTCACACCCAGAGTAAAACTGACCACCTCATCTGTCCAATCACCTCTCACCCGTCAGCCACTTAACCAGTCAACTCCCTCAGCCCGCCTGCCACGAAAACCCGCAATCACAAACTGTCCTAAATCTCACGCAGGAGGCAGTGATCATCCATCAGAAGCTGTGCCTGAGACTAAACAGCCCAATTCTTCATCCGATAGCAGCCACAGACAACAGCTGGGACAGAAGCCAAAGACTCTGCCTGTTCCTCCAGAAACAAAACCCCTGCTCCACACCGACCAAAATGTCAGCCCATCCTCCATCCGGCCGGGGATTCCTTCTGATGAAGAATCACCCGTGACTGACGAAGGCTTCACTCTTCAGCTGTCCCAGGATGCATCGCTCTGTTCCAGCAACTCGGGGACTTTCTCCATCGTAGATGTGGCAAGTGACAGGCGCCTCTTTGACACTTTCATCAAGGAATGGAAAACAAAGGAGCGGTACTCTCTGGCTTTGGCCTGCGAAAAGAGGGAGCACAGATCACAGCCTGAGGGGGAAACAGGAGGGAAACATAAGAGAG GATCAGCAGCTCATCAGAAGCTCCACAGGGTCGACGGTTTTCCAGTAAGAGACAGTGATGGACTGGTGTTGAttggactgtctgtctgctggggaGCAAGAGATGCATACTACATGTCTCTGCAGCAAGAGCAGAGCAAAG GTTTGAGCTCCAGTCTGGCCCCTCCTCCGCTGGATGATGATTTGCCAGTGAGCGAGAGGCTGGCGCAGGTGAAGACCTATCTGAGCCAGCCAGTGGCTGGTCATagaggaggtgtggttgtcaCGTATGACGTCGTCCAGGTGTACAAGATGCTGGTCCAGAGCTGTGGCATCAGCTTGGAGGGAAACTGTGAGGATCCCAAG GTTGCGTGCTGGCTGCTGGACCCTGGCAGTGAGGAGAGGACTCTGCCCAACATGGTGACCGTCTACTGTCCTGAAGAATTACCTCTGCTGGATGGACTTGGGACCGTGCATGCACACTGTCCTCGTGTTAGGGCAGCGACCAAGAGTGTGCTCGTACACTCTGTCATGAGCCATCTCACTGGCCTGCTAGAGGAAGACGGCATGCTCG GCTTTTTCAGGAGCGTTGAGATGCCCTCCCAGGTGTGTTTAGCGCTGTTGGAATTGAATGGCCTGGGCTTCAGTGTTGAAGAGTGcgaaagacaaaaacatgtgaTGCAAGCCAAACTCACAGCTCTGGAATCTCAGGCTTACAACCTGGCTGGACACAACTTCTCCCTCACCAGCATCGACGACATAGCACAG GTGCTGTTTTTAGAGCTCCACCTGCCTCCAAACGGTGACGTGGGCGAATTGAAAAGTAAGAAGACTCTTGGCTACACCAGGAGAGGCGGTGGCAGAGTTCGACTCGGAAAGCAGTTCAGCACCACCAAG GATGTTCTGGAGAAGCTTCGCCCGCTGCACCCGCTACCAGGTGTGATTCTTGAGTGGAGGCGGATCACAAACGCCTTGACCAAAGTGGTGTTCCCCCTGCAGAGGGAGAAGCAATACCACCCCACACTGACCATGGACAGAATATACCCCATCGCCCAGACGCACACAGCCACAG GTAGAGTGAGCTTCACTGAGCCCAACATACAGAATGTCCCTAAAGACTTTGAGATTGACATGCCCACAGTGGTTGGCGAGAGCCCGCCTTCTCAAGACAGCTGCCGCATGACCAGCAGGCCAGG AATGAAGAGACGTTCTGCGGCAGCTGGCAGTGCAGAGCGAGGCCCAGCCTTCTCCGTCAGCATGAGACATGCCTTCATCCCTTTTTCAG GTGGGATGATACTGGCAGCTGATTATTCTCAGCTGGAGCTGAGAGTGTTGGCGCACCTCTCCAAGGATCAACGTCTTCTGCAG GTGCTGAATGGGGGAGCAGACGTGTTTCGCTGCATCGCTGCCGAGTGGAAAAGCGTCGACCCAGAGTCTGTGAACGACAGCCTCAGACAACAGGCAAAACAG ATTTGCTATGGCATTATCTATGGGATGGGAGCCAAGTCTTTGGGGGAGCAAATGGGAGTGGAAGAGAATGACGCGGCCTCCTACATAGAGAGTTTCAAGGCCAGATACAAAG GGATCAATGCTTTTCTTAGAGAAACTGTGAAGAACTGCATAAAGAACGGCTACGTTCAGACTCTGATGGGACGCAGGAGATACCTACCAGGGATCACCAACAGCAAGACGCATGTCAAAGCACAT GCAGAGCGTCAGGCAGTGAACACAACCGTTCAGGGATCAGCGGCAGACATCGTAAAACTTGCAACGGTGAACATCCAGAAACGACTACGGAAAACCTATCCTGCTGCTCCGCTGTctcaccagcacacacactcag CCAGCAGCCACCGCAGGCCTGGGACGCCTCAGCTCAGAGGAGCCTACTTTGTCCTGCAGCTGCATGATGAGCTCATTTAtgaaaccacagaggaagaccTCATACAG GTTGCTCAGATAGTGAAGAGGGAGATGGAGTCAGCAGTAAAACTGTATGTAAAGCTTAAAGCCAAAGTCAAGGTGGGACCCAGCTGGGGCGACTTGCAGGACTTCGATATAtaa